The following proteins are co-located in the Frigidibacter mobilis genome:
- a CDS encoding MFS transporter, whose translation MTATGMPDARRWPVISALGIVQIFAWGSSYYLLAVFASPIAADTGWSLSWIVGGLSLGLFVAGMASPRVGEAIRHHGGKPVLALSALLLAAGLLILATAPVLPVFIAGWIVLGIGMGAGLYDAAFATLGGIYGREARSAITTLTLWGGFASTVCWPLSAFFIEHLGWRWSCAAYAAVQLGICLPLILFVLPGNGRDVPKVPVSGEAGIRLSPPERWAYLTMMAIMVLAGLTVTIVSVHLLTMLQGRGLSLAEAIALGALIGPAQVTARLVEMASGGRHHPIWTLAAAAGLSAVGLAVLALGLPLVGAAIFLYAAGNGIFSIARGALPLALFGAERYAPIMGRLARPSLIAQALAPTVGAVLLTTAGTDLTLKLLALLSAANIALVALLWKGTRPVAFA comes from the coding sequence ATGACAGCCACGGGTATGCCGGACGCCCGGCGCTGGCCGGTGATCTCGGCCCTGGGGATCGTCCAGATATTCGCCTGGGGCAGCTCCTACTACCTGCTGGCGGTGTTTGCTTCCCCCATCGCCGCCGATACCGGCTGGTCGCTGTCGTGGATCGTCGGCGGCCTCTCCCTCGGCCTCTTCGTCGCCGGTATGGCCTCGCCGCGCGTGGGCGAGGCGATCCGGCATCATGGCGGCAAGCCCGTGCTGGCGCTGTCCGCCCTCCTGCTGGCGGCGGGGCTGCTGATCCTCGCGACCGCGCCGGTGCTGCCGGTGTTCATCGCCGGATGGATCGTCCTCGGCATCGGCATGGGGGCGGGTCTCTATGATGCAGCCTTCGCCACGCTCGGGGGAATCTACGGGCGCGAGGCCCGATCCGCGATCACCACGCTGACCCTCTGGGGCGGCTTCGCCAGCACGGTCTGCTGGCCGCTCTCGGCTTTCTTCATCGAACATCTGGGCTGGCGCTGGTCCTGCGCCGCCTATGCGGCGGTCCAGCTCGGGATATGCCTGCCACTGATCCTGTTCGTCCTGCCGGGCAATGGTCGGGATGTGCCGAAAGTTCCCGTCAGCGGCGAAGCAGGCATCCGGCTATCGCCCCCGGAAAGGTGGGCCTACCTGACCATGATGGCGATCATGGTGCTTGCCGGTCTTACCGTCACCATCGTTTCCGTCCATCTGCTGACCATGCTGCAAGGCCGTGGCCTGTCATTGGCCGAGGCCATCGCCCTCGGCGCGTTGATCGGCCCAGCGCAGGTCACGGCGCGACTGGTCGAGATGGCGAGCGGCGGGCGGCATCACCCGATCTGGACGCTGGCCGCAGCGGCGGGCCTGTCCGCCGTGGGCCTGGCCGTGCTGGCCCTCGGGCTGCCGCTCGTCGGGGCTGCGATCTTCCTCTATGCGGCGGGAAACGGCATCTTCTCGATTGCCAGGGGTGCGCTGCCGCTGGCCTTGTTCGGGGCTGAGCGCTATGCGCCGATCATGGGAAGGCTGGCTCGGCCCTCGCTCATCGCGCAGGCCCTTGCACCAACCGTAGGCGCAGTCCTGCTCACCACCGCTGGAACCGATCTGACCCTGAAGCTGCTGGCGCTTCTGTCCGCCGCCAATATCGCATTGGTCGCCCTGCTATGGAAAGGCACCCGGCCTGTCGCCTTCGCTTGA
- a CDS encoding CopG family transcriptional regulator — protein sequence MASRLKKRKFTVYLDPEVEKSLADFAARRDRSQSMIAEAAIASFLSPDDAERREAIIAKRLDQLDRRLTRVERDVGISVETMVVFIRFWLATTPALPEPAAKAARAKVGERYEAFITALGRRLAQGPKLRQEVSEDVQEAD from the coding sequence ATGGCCAGCCGTCTAAAAAAGCGAAAGTTCACCGTCTATCTCGACCCGGAAGTAGAAAAATCCTTGGCGGATTTTGCCGCGCGCCGGGATCGGTCGCAGTCGATGATCGCCGAGGCGGCTATCGCATCTTTCCTCTCACCCGATGATGCAGAGCGGAGGGAGGCGATCATCGCCAAGCGCCTCGACCAGCTTGATCGCCGTCTTACACGCGTCGAACGTGATGTCGGGATTTCGGTCGAGACCATGGTAGTGTTCATCCGCTTCTGGCTCGCGACGACCCCGGCATTGCCGGAGCCTGCCGCGAAAGCCGCCCGCGCCAAGGTGGGTGAGCGATATGAGGCCTTCATCACGGCCCTCGGCCGGCGGCTTGCCCAAGGGCCGAAGCTCCGACAAGAGGTGTCGGAGGATGTACAGGAAGCTGATTGA